The DNA region CGCACGCGGGTCATCGGCCTGAGCAAGATCCCCCGCCTCGTCGACGTGTTCTCGCACCGGTTGCAGGTGCAGGAACGGTTGACCAACCAGATTGCCGAGACCATCCGCGAGAAGATCGATCCGCTCGGTGTCGCCGTCGTCATGGAGGCGACACATCTGTGCATGGCCATGCGCGGTGTCGAGAAGCAACGGTCGTCCTGTGTGACCAGCGCCATGCTGGGCGCGTTCAGGGAACGCGACCGCACGCGGATGGAATTCCTCGACCTGATTCGCCAGAAGAGCACGTGATGCGTACGGTGGCGTTGGCGCTCCTCGCGTGTGCGCTGCTGGCCGGTCCTGTGGGGGCGCAGACCGCCAGGAAGAAGCCGGCGCCGGCGCCGGCCGCGACGCCGAAGATCGA from Acidobacteriota bacterium includes:
- the folE gene encoding GTP cyclohydrolase I FolE; the protein is METLIRQLLEQLGEDPGREGLLDTPRRVAKALSFLTSGYSQDIDKVLNNALFTVDYSEMVIVKDIDFFSLCEHHLLPFFGKCHVAYIPRTRVIGLSKIPRLVDVFSHRLQVQERLTNQIAETIREKIDPLGVAVVMEATHLCMAMRGVEKQRSSCVTSAMLGAFRERDRTRMEFLDLIRQKST